The sequence ACAATAACCACTTGTATCGGTGCTAATTTAGGCGGTAAAACTAAACCTTTATCATCGGAATGTGCCATTATTAATGCTCCGATTAATCTTGTTGATACACCCCAAGAACTTGCCCAAACAAATTCTTCTTTGCCTTCTTTACTTGTGTATTTAACGTCAAATGCTTTTGCAAAATTTTGTCCGAGAAAATGCGAAGTTCCGGCTTGCAATGCTTTACCGTCTTGCATCATGGCTTCAATGCTTAAAGTATCTATTGCACCGGCAAAACGTTCACTTTCAGATTTTGAACCTTTTATAACCGGCATTGCCATCCATTTTTCAGCAAATTCAGCATAAACTTCCAACATTTGTTTTGTTTCAGCAATTGCTTCACCGGAGGTTGCATGAGCAGTATGTCCTTCTTGCCAAAGAAATTCTGCTGTTCTGAGGAATAAACGAGTTCTCATCTCCCAACGCATTACATTTGCCCATTGATTGATTAAAATCGGTAAATCTCGATAAGACTGTATCCACTTTTTATATGTGCTCCAAATTATAGTTTCAGATGTCGGTCTGATAATCAATTCTTCTTCCAGTTTTGCATTTTCATCCACAATAATACTCCCGTCTTCTGTTGTTTTTAATCTGTAATGTGTTACAACTGCACATTCCTTAGCAAATCCGTCAACATGGCTGGCTTCTTTTGCAAAATATGACTTCGGAATAAGCAAGGGAAAATAAGCATTTTCGTGTCCGGTTTCCTTGAACATTATGTCCAATTGTGCTTTCATGTTTTCCCAAATAGCATATCCGTACGGTTTTATGACCATACTTCCTCTAACTCCCGAATTTTCGGCAAGATCTGCTTTTATCACAATATCATTATACCATTGCGAATAATTATCCTCTCTTTTTGTTATTCCTTTTGACATTATTTTAATTGAAAAGTTTATAGTATTTTTTTTACCTCAGCTTGCAAAAGTAAAAAAAGTATCCGGCTGAATAAATTTGTCGGATACTTTTAATAAATATTTTTGTATTTTTTTAATGTCCTCCACCCGGCATCAAAAACTGTTCTTCGGTTTCTTTAACAATTTTATTATAAAAATCTTTTCCGTAACCGGGTTGTGTCATATTGGGGTTTTGAAAACCGGGGTTAACAGTTTTTACATTCCCGTCCATATATTTCATAAACAAATATTGATAAAACTTTTTCCAATCATAAACCAACGCATTTGCATTATTCACAGAAAAATCCGTAATAAATTCTATTGCTAATTTTTTGTCTGATTCAAATAATGATTTTGCTCCGGCGTCAATTGCTTTTACTTTTTTTACAAAGTTTTTTTCTAAGCCTTGTTGTTTTTTATAAATTTCAGGATGAATGGCATTATATCTTAAATAGGCTAAGTTAGAAACTTGATTGAAAATCCAAAATGCTGAATTATCAGACCATTCCATCATTTTACCGTTTCCTGTTGCAAAAGTTTCAGGTACATTTGTGCTTGAAGAATATAAAGGTGTATAAACAGTGCTTGCAGCATCGTCAACACTGAACCAAAGAATTCCGCCTATTTCGTTCGGAATCCAACTTCTTGATTGTGAAATAAATGAGAAGCCGGTTTGTTGGGTTGCCGTTGCTCTTTCATTACAATAATGTGCTGTTTCGCCTTGTGCATTTGTTGCTTCCCAAGTTAAAGGACGCCATCTGTACGGAAGTTCAAACGGACCTGCACCTATATCTTTTCTCATATCTAATTCGGTATTTTCAAGATGGTCTCTCATAAAATTCATCATATCATTAACCGTAATTTTTCTGTTCGGCTTAATCCATAAAGGCATTCTGTTTGAAGCATAGTTTTCCTTTGTCATCGGTGTATTTTCTACATGGTCTTTTTTATGTGTGATATCTCCTTTTACATAATTGAAATGTTTCATCATATCATCATTCACATCTTTAAACATAGACCAAACACGAATTTCACAAAATCTTGCACCGCCAAAATCAACGGGGGCATATACATCTGAAAAACTGAAATCTTTATCTTTACCTTCATAAAAACCTTTTTCTTTCGCAAAAGAAATAACATCAGAAGCATAAATACAGTTTTCAGAATCGTTTAAGGGAAAAGTTGTAATTCTTGCTTGATTTGCATGTCCGCTGATGTATCCGTCAGGAATTTTTCGAGCTACCCAAACAGCACCTTTTTCACCTTCACCTTTACCGATCATTTCCATTATCCAAACTTCATTAGGATCTGATATTGAAAATGATTCGCCGCTACTGTAATAACCGTATTTTTCCATAAGATCAGCTATAACATTAATTGCTTCTCTTGCTGTTTTTGAGCGTTGAAGGGCAATATACATCAAACTTCCGTAATCCATAATTGCGCCTTTTTGAGAGCCTAATTGAGATAGACCTCCGTAAGTTGTTTCTCCTACAGCAACTTGAAATTCATTCATATTTCCTATAACATTATAGGTGTGAGTAACTTGCGGAATTTTCCCGAGAAATTTTCCTGTGTCCCATTCATATATATCAAGCATTGTTCCTGCAGGCCAATCCATTGCAGGCCAATTATAAAGTTCTCCGTAAAGTACGTGAGAATCTGCGGCATAACTTATCATTACGGAGCCGTCGGCAGAAGCACCCTTAGTAATTAAAAAATTTGTACATGCATTATTATTTGTATTTAATGCAAATACAAAAACAAGCATCATAAATATTGATATTAGTTTCTTCATTGTAATTATTTTTAATTTAAAAATATGAACGAACAAAAATAAAATATTTAATATTATTTTAACTACTTTTGTTTAATTAAAAATAAAATGAAATGACATCTGAAAAAGAAAAAATAATTCTTGATATAATAAAGAAGAAATCTATATTAAAACAAAAAGTATTTACAAATACATATAAAGTTTTTAGTGATTTAAAAAGCGTGCTTTCAAAAATGGAAGTTGATTATAATAAACAATTAAAAAAAGATGTAATAAATCCGCCTTTTAAATATAAAAACATCAGTGATTTTCAATGCGAACTGAAAGTTGCCGGTGATATTTTAGTTTTTCAAATGCATTCAAATATTTTTGAGTTTGACAGAGATCACGGGGTTTGGAAAATAACTTACGTGCAGAATAATGAAATGGCAACATATTCGGGAATAATAAATATTTATAATTTTTTGGCTGATTCGTTTAAATATAATCGTGTTCAAGATTTAGGTTACCTTGTGGGCAGAATATTTATAAACAAAGATTTTCATTATTTTGTTGAAGGAAAACGGCAAATGGGTTTTTTATACAATGATTTCGGAAACGACATTATTGATAAAGATAAAATTAAGAAAGTAGTTGATACTGCAATTGCTTATTCTTTGGAATTTGATTTATTGGTTCCTCCGTATGATAATCTGAAAGTTATTACTGTAGAACAAATTGAAAATAAACGACAAAACGGACAGATTCAAACAGGAAAACGTTTAGGATTCGGATTCCGCTCCGATGATGTTCAAGGGGAACAACAAGACCCGGTTTATACGGGAGGATAACAAAGCAAAGAATATACTAAAAATATAAAGCCGAATATTTTACGATATTCGGCTTTATAATTCTACAGAAAATGAAATAAGATTTAGAGTTCTTCTGACGGTTTTTCGGAGAAAGGCGGATAAACGTCTGTCATAAAGTTAAAATATAAATTGACTCTTAATCCCCAGCGTTGAGTTCCGACATTGAATTTATGCCAATTTTCAGGATATTTTCCTGTAAATAAAACCACCCAAAAAGCTAAAAAGATTAAAAACATAGTTCCGATCATTCTAAACATTAAAAGAAATCCGTGCGGAATTAAAATATAAAAGAATCCGAAAAATACTCTTAATAACAAAGTTCCTCTGCTTAATGATTCAGGATACTCAATTTCCAGAACAAGAGCCTCATCTTCAACATCCAAACCAAACTTAGGATAACCGTCTGCTAAATTTAATAGTCTTGCATTTACTCGATAATTCCATTTTAATAATTTAACTTGGAAGTTAAACATACTTTCAGGATATTTACCGGTAAACAATACAGCCCAAAAAGCAATAAATGTAAATATTCCTGAGACCAGTGATAAGAACATTAATATAAACATGTGCGGAATAGCAATATAAATTCAGCCAAACAACCACCGTAACAAAAGTTCTCCTCTGGAATAAGAATCTTGATGAATAATGTCGAATTTCATAATATTGTAAAATTAAATTGTTCCTACTCTTTTTTTCAGTTTTCGGAATCCCTGAATCATTTACCAAATATACAAAAAAATACCGCACAAAAAAAGAACCGAAAAAATCGGTTCTTAAATATCATGATTATGTATTTTATTATTCAGTTACTTCTTCAGTAGATGCACCTTCTAATACCAGTTTTTTATAAATATGAGTTTTAGCTCCTAACATAATAGGCATAAATACTAGTAATACTAATAGACCTAAAATAGCATGAATCCAACTAAATAAGTAAAAAACAATTAAAAAAGCAACAACTAAAATTAAATTTGCAAAAAACATTGTCCATTTATGACCATCTGTTAAATTATTACTTTCAGTTAAAGCTTCTGAAGGATTTTTTTCGTGACCGATTACTAAATACATTGCTAGTGACCATGAAAGATTTAGAATAATCGCAGGAACAATCATGAAAAGAATAGCCGGATACATTGCTAACATTTTTAAACCGATTGTTACAAAGAATTCACCCATTTTAATTCTGTATTTAGGGTCAAAAATTTCAAGAGGAGACATCACATTTCCTTTACTCAATCCCATAGGCAGTGTTGTAACAGCTATTGTTGTACCGACATTAATATAAGGAATCCAAATTGTTAAAACCCAAAGCACAAGAACACCCAATATTGATAAAAAGTTTTTTAATCCGATAGCAATACCATCTTTAATAATACCTTCAATAGTTAAATTTTTGTCCATAATAATTAGTTTAAATAAAAAATGCCTACTCTAATATCCTTTCAGTTTTCGGCGTCCCTGAAATATTTCTTCAAATATATATAATTCAATTAAACATATTAAACTATTTAAGGATTTTTTTTAAAAAAATATTTAAGTATCTTTTAAACTTAGAAGGCTATTACAAGCTATTCTTTACTTACCGACAAACTGCCCGTTATTTTCTTTAAGTCGTTTTCAGTTACAATTAAATTGTATTTAGATTGTAATAGTGAATAAGCTGTATTTAAATAAGCTATTTGAAAATCTCTGTAATTAAATGAATTGATTGCTCCGGCATTAAATTTTTCTCCTGCAATATCTAAATTTAATTTTGAAGCTTTATAATTTTCTTCAGATACTCTTAGCAATTGTTTTCTGTTTTCAAATAGTTGCCAAATTGTATGCAAATTATTTCGCATAATCATTTCCAACTCTTCAATTTTTAAATTCATTTTCTCTGCTTCAATCTTTGCATTACTGATACTTCTTTTTCTGTTATTCCCGTTAAAATTTGTATTATGGATGACAAAATGAAAGACTTTTTATTTTTCCTGAAAATGATTACTCCGATGATTATTCAAATTCTATTTTGGATAGGAGTTGCAGGAGTTGTTATAATGGGATTAGTAACTATGTTCTCGGGGGGATTCCTTCAAGGATTATTAATGATAATTTTGGGACCTATCGGAGTAAGATTATGGACTGAATTATTAATTGTTGTTTTCAAAATTAATGATACTTTAACAGATATCAGAAACAACACAAAAAAAGATGCTTAATCTTTTTTGATGAAACAAAAAAAAGAGGCTGAAAGCCTCTTTTTTTGTTAATTAAACTTATATAAGAAATATTAGTATAGTATTTATTTACTTTTTCACATCAACCCTGATACCTTCAGAATGAGAAGTAAATTCAGGAGCATACATACATTGAATTGTCGTAATACCGTTTGAAAAATTTCCTTCGTGTGTAACTCTTAAAGGATATTCAAAAACATAAGTTCCTTTCGGTAAAGCTTCCATAAAAAAGTTAGTTGATGCGTCTTTTGTGCTTTCGTAATAACCTAATCCGTCTTGCCATTTATAACGAGAAATTACATTAATCGGTTCAAAGCCTGATGCTCGCATATCTTTCATGTGGATGTATTCCATTCTTCTGTCCACACGCAATTCAATTCTTACGATTACTTTATCACCTATTTTCAATTTTGCTTTATCGGAAATCGGTTCAATGACTTTTCCTCTTTCGGTTAATTTTTCGATAAATAATTGTTTTTTCAATTTCAAAGGTGTTTCATGCGGTGTAATTTTATCTAAATCTTCAAAATATTGCCAGTATAATGCTCCCCAGCTTACACCTTCGTCGTATTTTGTAACGGTAACATTTCCCATTTCAGGTTTTATTTCTCCGCCGCTCCACGATGTTTTAAAGTAACCTGTTCCGGCTTCAACTTTAACATTGTCAAGTTTTGTAGGATCAATATGTTTACCGTTCATTTCAATTTTTACTTGCTTATCACTTACAAGCCAATCAGAACCTCGCATTAAAAGTGCATATACGGCTTCGGTTGTTGCCTTGGTTGTTTTCCAATCTTGTGTTTGCTTTTGTTTGAGCAACCAAATTTTTAAGGCATTTACAGATTCTGTGTCATTTGCAACTTCGTCAAAAACCTCAATCATTAAAGCTTGTTGCTCAATTGGTGCTTGATACCAATACCAACCGCCTACATTATCAACCCAATACATTCCCATTTCCGGATGATCTGTTGATTTTTCTTTTAATGAGTTAACTATCTCATCTTCAACATGAATACCTGTTTTTACGGTATTGCTTCTGTGTAATGCCAAAGCAATCATTCCTTGCATATATTTACTTTGCGATAACCAATATTTTTTTGATTGCCCCATGTAATATTCATAAGCATCTTTTGTTGAGTTAGGAATTTGAATATCATTAAAATAACTTCTTCCGTACAAATATTGAATTGCGGTATAACTTAAATGATTTTTTTCGAGTTCTTTTTTTGTATAATGACGTTTCAGCCAATTATAATCTTCTTTAATTCTTACATCCAAATAACCGACAGCTTTTCTCAACATATTCCATGTTTTAGAATCTTGCCTTACGGACTTTACACCGAGTTTATCAAGATGTCCCATTCCGGTAACAATATGCTGTGTAATGTATCTGCTTTCGGGCATTCCGTCGAACCAAGGCCAAGCTCCGTTTGATTTTTGTGCGTTTTGTACTTTTTTTAAAGCTCTGTTAAGCTCGTTTGACATTTTATTCAAATCAAACAGAAGTCCGACACGTTTCTTACGTTCTGATTCGTCTTTACCCTGTAATACCCAAGGTGTTTCTTCCAGTAAAACAGCTTTCAGTTCCTGATTTTTTTCGAGATTTGAAATTAATGCACCTGCATCAGCTTCTTTCCAAGAATCAAAAACACGTTTTATTTTCGGATTTGAATTTGCAATATGCGATGCGATGCTGTTTGCATAAAACCGACTGAAAGTTTGCTCTGTACATTCGTAAGGATATTCCATTAAATAAGGCAATGCTTGAACGGCATACCAAGCCGGGTTTGATGTAAATTCCAAAGTTAATTTATGGTGTTTAATTGAGCTTGAACTTCCGGAATTTATCAACTTCTCAAATTTAAACTCTGTTTTACCTTTTCCTCTCACGGGTAAAGGCAAACTTTCGGTAACCAGCATTCTGTTAGTTAAAACAGGAACGGGTTTTTGCTCACCGTCTGAGAATTTCTCAGATTTTGCAACAACTTTATATGTTATTGCTCCGAGACCTTCGGGTATTTCTAATTTCCATGAAACCAAACTGTTGCTTCCGGCTTTAACCGAGAAGTTTTTTTGTTTGCTTTCACTTTTAATCAAAATATTATCAAGCGGTTGCATTGTAATTGCATCGAAAAATTCTAATTGAACTTGACCGTTAATATCTTCTTTTGAGATGTTACTTATTTTAACAGGAAATGTAATTTTATCGAATTCTCTGAAAAAACGCGGCGAATTAGGCATTAACATTAAATCTTTTTGAGTAACCAGTTCTTCGTTTATGAAACCGTATTTTAAATCTTCGGTTGTTGCAAATCCCATCATTTTCCATTTGGTTAATGATTCGGGGATTGTAAAACTTATGATGACTTCACCTTTATCATTGGTTTGAAGATGGGGATAGAAAAACGCTGTTTCATTAAAGTTTGTTCTGACTTTTACGTTTGAGAAATCTTGTTTTATTTTATCTTTCCTTCCCGGTTTTTTATCCTTTTTTTCTCTTCCTATTCCGGTTGAAGTAGTTACAACATCATCAATTTCTGCGACATCTTCTTCGGAAACTGCCGGCATTATACTTTCATCTGCATCATAAGACTCTTCATTTGCTTCTGATTCTTTTTTGTATTTACCGTTTCGGCTTCTTGAAGATTTTGAAATTATCCTGCCGGTGTAACCCCTGCCGTATGAATAATAACTAAATCCGAACCAATTAAAACTATCGTAATATAAATTCGCAGCATAAACTGTTAAATCTAAACCCTTTTTTAATAAAGTTGAATTTGCACTTGTAAAAGTTCCGGTTGACCATGAACAGTTTGAATAGTATGAGTTATAGATACTGAAATTCCAATAGTTCTTTTTAAATTGGTCAAGCGATGCATCATATAAAGTTGCGAGCATTTCGGCAGCAACTTTTTCGCCTTTCGGTCCTTTTATTTTTATTTTCCATTCTTCTTTTTGTCCGGGATATAATTTATCTCGAAAAGTCATAAATTCAATATCTAATTTTTTATTTGAATAAGGAACATATATTACTGATGTTGAATTATATAACCTATTATCTTTTACAAAAATAAAATGGACGGAAAAATTTCCTCTGTGTTTTTCTTCAACCGGAATCTTTATTAATTTTTGCTCATTATTTATGTTCAAAATTTTCTGAGAAACAATTTTGCCTTTATGTTCAATTTGATAAATTACTTTTGTGCCTTGATATCCTGAGCCTATTAAAAATAATGCCTCTTCTCCCGGTTCGCAATAAGTTTTAACCGGTACAAATAATTTGGTCATTTTTACGGGCATAGTTTTATCTTCATGATTATAAACAGTGAAGAAATGCTTATTACTTACATCATTTCCGAATGCATCTTTTGAAGTAATTTCGGCAACATAATAACCGGAAGCAAAATATTTTATTGATGATAGGTTCAGTTTTTTATTATCTTTTGTATTAAATTTTGTCATAAAAACTTGCTCTTCTTTTTTAAGTTCAGTTTGCTCGTTTTCATTATCATACAAATTCCCGGGAAAAGTTTTATACCACTCTTCTTTTGTATATAATTTTTTATCTGCTCTGCCCCAATGTTTATTCTTTAATACTTGCGGGTTATCTTTTAATTTAAAAATCTTAATTTTACCTGATGCTTCAATAAATTCTCCGTTAAGATTTTGCGTTTTAATATCATATTCATATTTATGTTTGCTGTCTATTTCTTTTTGATTTTTATTAATTAAACCCGAAAGCGGTAAACTTACTTGCAATGCTCTGTATCCGATATTAATTCCTTTTGAGGTACTTTGTGTTTCACCGTTTAAGTCAAGAACATCAACAGAAATCTCATATCTGAAATATGTAAATTCATTTTCAGGCATTGATAAGTCAGGCAATGCTTTGAAATTAATTTTAAAAACACCGCTTTCATCTGTAACAACAGTTCCGTTTGCAATTTCAACAGATTGAGTCGGCATGATCCAATACCACCAACCTCTCCATTTGGGTGTTCTTGTAACTCGGAATGTAACAATTCCGTCAGAAATAGGTGCTCCGGAGTAACTTATTGCTTTTCCTTCTACTTTTATATCATCATTAAGTAAATAATTTCCTTTAAAAGGTAACATTTCAACTTCAAATTTAGGTCGTTTATATTCCTCAACAGAAAAATATTTTGAACCGTCTAAACCTTCAATATGAAATTGTCCGTTTATAAGCCCGAGCGGAATATCAAAACTTCCGCTGAAAGTACCGTATTCGTTTGTTCTTACCTCTAAATCGGCAACTTGTTGATTATTTACATCATATAAAGTAACCATTCCTGAATTATTCTTGATTACTTCATGTTTATTACCCTCTGAACTTATGCTTATACCTTTAAAATATACAGTTTGCCCGGGTCGGTATATTGCTCTGTCAGTAAAATAATGAGTTTTTTGCGATACATAAAGAGCATTATCCCTTTCGTAAAGATATATTGAATTTGAAGTGGTTAAAAAATCATTTCCTTTTCTAAAATCAACATTCCAATAAGTATAGTCTCTTTTATTTCCCGATTTTACAGTTATAAAACCATCTTTATCAGTATATTGCATTGTTTTATTTACTCTTATATACTTTCTTAACTTATAATTATATTTACTGTACCAAAGTTGGCAAGCAACATCTTTTAAGGGCTGACCGGTTTTTCTGTCGGCTACAAAAAATCTGTATGAACCATTGTAAAGCGGTTGTTGAACATAACTGATATCAGAAACCGTAAATATTTCATAAGAAACCATTGCTTTATTATATGAGTAATTTTCATTATCAGATATAAACAAAATATATAAACCGGTTTTATTTAAAGCGTCTAAAACGATTTCAACGGAGTGTGTATTGTAATCACCGTCATCCGGGATATTTTTTGAAAACTCGTATATTTTTTCAGAATTTATAACTAACTTATCATACAACTTCTCACCGTATAATCGGTTAGAAAGTTTTTCATATTTGTTTTTATCAATTTTTGCAACTTTAATGAATAACTTATTTATATTCCTGAAAGAAACTCTTGCCGAAAACTTTGATTTTGAAGAAATTATATTTTCTGTTGTAAAACTTAGATTATGTTTTCTAATTTGAACAGATAAACGTTTACAATGATCGGCAGCATTTGTTTCCGAATACCTTTTAATAACATTTTCACAAATTTCATATGCTGTTCTTTTGTAAAATTTATATTTATCGGTTTCTTTTTCAAGCGGGTTGTATTTATTTGAAAGCGTATTATAATATTTTGCAATTTCATAAGAAACCTCGGAAGAAAATGAATTAGAAGCATGTTTTTTTTCTAACTTTTGCAATGCTTCCAAATAAAGTTCATCTTTATTATTGTGAACAGAATGAGCATAAGCAAATTTTAATCTTTTTAAATCTACATCAATTAAGGCATCTTCTTCTTTTTGCTTAGAACTTCTGAACTTTAACAAATCTTGCAAAATACATTCTGCATGAAAATGAAGCGACAAAGAATCAGACGATTTAATACTTTTTGAAATAAAATCTTGCATTTCAGAAAAATAAAAATCTTCTTTTAATTCATAGTTATCAGCAGGTTTAGTAAGTGATATTTCAGTATTAGAAAAGAAGTCAATAGC is a genomic window of Bacteroidales bacterium containing:
- a CDS encoding DUF4282 domain-containing protein, producing the protein MDDKMKDFLFFLKMITPMIIQILFWIGVAGVVIMGLVTMFSGGFLQGLLMIILGPIGVRLWTELLIVVFKINDTLTDIRNNTKKDA
- a CDS encoding MG2 domain-containing protein; the protein is MKTILKLLSAFIFLFALTSNLNAQNMRYYEQKWDKIDSLDKKGLPKSALKVINEIYTKAKKEKNSEQVLKSFIYNLKYKNDIEENAFESLCFELDSTAKEAAFPDNAIMNTMLADMYWWYYSNNRRKFYNRTNTVNFDNNDMQTWTLDYLVHKMIDAYSNSLSDKDALQKISVEEYRELISSGTKHDNLRPTLYDFLAHKAIDFFSNTEISLTKPADNYELKEDFYFSEMQDFISKSIKSSDSLSLHFHAECILQDLLKFRSSKQKEEDALIDVDLKRLKFAYAHSVHNNKDELYLEALQKLEKKHASNSFSSEVSYEIAKYYNTLSNKYNPLEKETDKYKFYKRTAYEICENVIKRYSETNAADHCKRLSVQIRKHNLSFTTENIISSKSKFSARVSFRNINKLFIKVAKIDKNKYEKLSNRLYGEKLYDKLVINSEKIYEFSKNIPDDGDYNTHSVEIVLDALNKTGLYILFISDNENYSYNKAMVSYEIFTVSDISYVQQPLYNGSYRFFVADRKTGQPLKDVACQLWYSKYNYKLRKYIRVNKTMQYTDKDGFITVKSGNKRDYTYWNVDFRKGNDFLTTSNSIYLYERDNALYVSQKTHYFTDRAIYRPGQTVYFKGISISSEGNKHEVIKNNSGMVTLYDVNNQQVADLEVRTNEYGTFSGSFDIPLGLINGQFHIEGLDGSKYFSVEEYKRPKFEVEMLPFKGNYLLNDDIKVEGKAISYSGAPISDGIVTFRVTRTPKWRGWWYWIMPTQSVEIANGTVVTDESGVFKINFKALPDLSMPENEFTYFRYEISVDVLDLNGETQSTSKGINIGYRALQVSLPLSGLINKNQKEIDSKHKYEYDIKTQNLNGEFIEASGKIKIFKLKDNPQVLKNKHWGRADKKLYTKEEWYKTFPGNLYDNENEQTELKKEEQVFMTKFNTKDNKKLNLSSIKYFASGYYVAEITSKDAFGNDVSNKHFFTVYNHEDKTMPVKMTKLFVPVKTYCEPGEEALFLIGSGYQGTKVIYQIEHKGKIVSQKILNINNEQKLIKIPVEEKHRGNFSVHFIFVKDNRLYNSTSVIYVPYSNKKLDIEFMTFRDKLYPGQKEEWKIKIKGPKGEKVAAEMLATLYDASLDQFKKNYWNFSIYNSYYSNCSWSTGTFTSANSTLLKKGLDLTVYAANLYYDSFNWFGFSYYSYGRGYTGRIISKSSRSRNGKYKKESEANEESYDADESIMPAVSEEDVAEIDDVVTTSTGIGREKKDKKPGRKDKIKQDFSNVKVRTNFNETAFFYPHLQTNDKGEVIISFTIPESLTKWKMMGFATTEDLKYGFINEELVTQKDLMLMPNSPRFFREFDKITFPVKISNISKEDINGQVQLEFFDAITMQPLDNILIKSESKQKNFSVKAGSNSLVSWKLEIPEGLGAITYKVVAKSEKFSDGEQKPVPVLTNRMLVTESLPLPVRGKGKTEFKFEKLINSGSSSSIKHHKLTLEFTSNPAWYAVQALPYLMEYPYECTEQTFSRFYANSIASHIANSNPKIKRVFDSWKEADAGALISNLEKNQELKAVLLEETPWVLQGKDESERKKRVGLLFDLNKMSNELNRALKKVQNAQKSNGAWPWFDGMPESRYITQHIVTGMGHLDKLGVKSVRQDSKTWNMLRKAVGYLDVRIKEDYNWLKRHYTKKELEKNHLSYTAIQYLYGRSYFNDIQIPNSTKDAYEYYMGQSKKYWLSQSKYMQGMIALALHRSNTVKTGIHVEDEIVNSLKEKSTDHPEMGMYWVDNVGGWYWYQAPIEQQALMIEVFDEVANDTESVNALKIWLLKQKQTQDWKTTKATTEAVYALLMRGSDWLVSDKQVKIEMNGKHIDPTKLDNVKVEAGTGYFKTSWSGGEIKPEMGNVTVTKYDEGVSWGALYWQYFEDLDKITPHETPLKLKKQLFIEKLTERGKVIEPISDKAKLKIGDKVIVRIELRVDRRMEYIHMKDMRASGFEPINVISRYKWQDGLGYYESTKDASTNFFMEALPKGTYVFEYPLRVTHEGNFSNGITTIQCMYAPEFTSHSEGIRVDVKK
- a CDS encoding DUF4389 domain-containing protein; protein product: MFLSLVSGIFTFIAFWAVLFTGKYPESMFNFQVKLLKWNYRVNARLLNLADGYPKFGLDVEDEALVLEIEYPESLSRGTLLLRVFFGFFYILIPHGFLLMFRMIGTMFLIFLAFWVVLFTGKYPENWHKFNVGTQRWGLRVNLYFNFMTDVYPPFSEKPSEEL
- the proS gene encoding proline--tRNA ligase, with amino-acid sequence MSKGITKREDNYSQWYNDIVIKADLAENSGVRGSMVIKPYGYAIWENMKAQLDIMFKETGHENAYFPLLIPKSYFAKEASHVDGFAKECAVVTHYRLKTTEDGSIIVDENAKLEEELIIRPTSETIIWSTYKKWIQSYRDLPILINQWANVMRWEMRTRLFLRTAEFLWQEGHTAHATSGEAIAETKQMLEVYAEFAEKWMAMPVIKGSKSESERFAGAIDTLSIEAMMQDGKALQAGTSHFLGQNFAKAFDVKYTSKEGKEEFVWASSWGVSTRLIGALIMAHSDDKGLVLPPKLAPIQVVIVPIFKNEEQLEVIREKVNIITGKLKEFGISFKFDDRDTHRPGHKFAEYELKGVPVRLAIGMRDIENGTIELARRDTLEKKTYELEGIEEVIKNLLTEIQDNIFNKALKFRKDNTYKADTYDEFKDIIKNKSGFVYAHWDGTAETEEKIQEETKATIRNIPFDSPDEEGVCMVTGKPSKRRVLFAKSY
- a CDS encoding C69 family dipeptidase — translated: MKKLISIFMMLVFVFALNTNNNACTNFLITKGASADGSVMISYAADSHVLYGELYNWPAMDWPAGTMLDIYEWDTGKFLGKIPQVTHTYNVIGNMNEFQVAVGETTYGGLSQLGSQKGAIMDYGSLMYIALQRSKTAREAINVIADLMEKYGYYSSGESFSISDPNEVWIMEMIGKGEGEKGAVWVARKIPDGYISGHANQARITTFPLNDSENCIYASDVISFAKEKGFYEGKDKDFSFSDVYAPVDFGGARFCEIRVWSMFKDVNDDMMKHFNYVKGDITHKKDHVENTPMTKENYASNRMPLWIKPNRKITVNDMMNFMRDHLENTELDMRKDIGAGPFELPYRWRPLTWEATNAQGETAHYCNERATATQQTGFSFISQSRSWIPNEIGGILWFSVDDAASTVYTPLYSSSTNVPETFATGNGKMMEWSDNSAFWIFNQVSNLAYLRYNAIHPEIYKKQQGLEKNFVKKVKAIDAGAKSLFESDKKLAIEFITDFSVNNANALVYDWKKFYQYLFMKYMDGNVKTVNPGFQNPNMTQPGYGKDFYNKIVKETEEQFLMPGGGH
- a CDS encoding TolC family protein — encoded protein: MNLKIEELEMIMRNNLHTIWQLFENRKQLLRVSEENYKASKLNLDIAGEKFNAGAINSFNYRDFQIAYLNTAYSLLQSKYNLIVTENDLKKITGSLSVSKE